DNA sequence from the Paenibacillus physcomitrellae genome:
TCGCTCATCAATGTAATCTCGGATGAAGTAATCTCGCGCGATCACATCTTCTTCTTTCCGCCATAACTCGGCCTTTCTCATTCGTTCACTCTCTGGTTGGGCTGCCCAGACTTCGAGGGCCTCACGTTCAAGTTACTTCTCGATTTTTCGTTCCGTGAGCCGTTCATTCAATCGCTCATGACTTTTATTTCTATTACAAGCAAGGTTTTTCCATTTGTTCGATCATGATCGTGATCAAATAGAGATCACACCACTCACTATCTCAAGGGATCTATTATTTAGATGCGCAAGGTTCAGAAGGATAATCGTGCCGAGATAGAGAGTTAAAATCTATTTACGAGTCCCTCGTAAACAGTAATTCCGAGTAATAAGACAAAAATTACTACACCTAGTGCTGGCCCACACCGTGCCATAAATAACGCACAAAACTTATACCGAGCTGCGACAATCTAGCAAAAGCTGCCTAGCACAAATAAAAAACCACAGTAGTGATTCCATTCGACTGAATCATAGCTGCAATTGTTTAAAGTCAGACCAAATCCACTGATATGCACCCCTAATGTTAGATACCATCTAACATTAGGGGTGCAGTTTTTGCATGGCTAAATTTAATGCCGATGAAAAATTAAAAGCGGTCTTACGTTATTATGAAAGTTCAGAAAGCTTGAAATCCATTGTGAGACCCTGGGGGTCGATATACTGTCTTTTAAATTGGATTAGGCAATATGAGCATCACAGTGAAAAGACCTTTAGAAAGAGCCATACATCATACACAGCACAGGATAAACTAGACGTACTTCAATATAGGGAAACGGCTGCAATTTTTAATATTGCGAGTCATAGTACCATTTTAAGCTGGCAAAAGAGCTTAAATCACATGGAATAGACGCCCTACAGGCACAGAAAAAGGGGCGCTTATCCATGAATAAAGGCTCTAAGGATCAGAAGAGTTAAACACCAGCAGAAAGAACCATAGAGGCTCTACAAGCAGAGCTAGAACGTTTGCGTATGGAAAATGCATATTTAAAAAAGTTGAATGCCTTAGTTCAAAACAAGGAGAAATCACCAAACAAGACAAAGCAAAAGTAGTCTATGAAGAAGGAACGAATTCTCGGTGAAGGCACTTCTAGAGTTAGCTAACGATTCCTCGTAGTACCTATTATTACGTGATTAAAACGTTCGACAGGCCAGACAAGGATGGTGAGTTGAAAGACATCATTCAAGCCATCTACAAAGAGCATCCGAGGCGATATGGTTATCGCCGTATTCGGGATGAGACTAGTAAATCGTGGGCATCGTGTCAATCATAAGAAAGTGCAACGTCTAATGAATATATTGGGATTAAAAAGTCTTGTGCGGATGAAAAAATACCGTTCGTATAAAGATATGGTTGATAAGATAGCAACTAATATTTTAGAGCGTGACCTTCATGCGAAGAAGCCCAATGAGAAGTGATCACGGATATAACGGAAATTAAATGTTGTGGAGAAAAAGTATATTTTTCGCCCATGCTCGATCTGTTTAACGGCGAAATTATTACGTATACGATTGATTCAAGGCCTGTATACACTTTAGTTCCCAACATGTTGGATCAAGCATTTGAACTATTAGCAGCTGAAGATAGACCTCTCATTCATTCTGATACTTAAATTCGATAATATTGAGCCGTTTAAACAAGAGCTCTTCATTTATATCGAGTACTACAATCACAAGCGTATCAAAGCAAAACAAAAGGGAATGAACCCGGTCCAGTACCGAACTCATTCCCAGAAAGTTGCTTAATATAATAAATAATTATTGTCTAACTTTTGGGGTCACTTCACACAGAATAAGCTGACAGGCCTGTTTCCTTAGCTTTTCGTCAGCAAGAGATTTTATATTTCTAAGCGTCTCTATTTAAATTGTTTTTTTGCCTTCTGAACCAAACAGCACTTAGAACGTCAATTAGAATCCTACGGGTCTTTTTGTTTCGTTCCGCCTTATATTGTTTGATTCTCTCCTCATAGCAGCGTCGGAAAAAGCAACTGGATTTTCAAGTTTGAGCTTCATGCTAACGGTTCCTTCAGGAATGCGTATCTCACACCCACGAGCGAAGTAAAGTTCGCAAGAAATTTTACGACTTTGGGTTCCAGATGATCTTGGAACTGATTGACGAGCATTAAATAGATATCGTTAATATATCCTTCGGACAGGGGGAGGCCTTCGACATAACAGTATTTCGGAACAGTCTTTGTTAGGATTCCATAAATTGGATCTGGTTCAACAGTGGAGGCTTGGGGGCCGATGCCCTCATACAATCAATCATCGTTAATTCATTTTTAGTTATATCATTCTTTAGTAGTGGCGGATTTTTCGTCATCGGATTGGCTGCTTCCCGACAGCAGAAGCAGGAATACGGCTGCAGCTACGCCCAGAAGACTTAGCAAACGTTTCATGATCCATGGCCTCCAGCCTAACTTTGCCCCAATGGCGTTATAGGCTCTTCATTTTCAGTTTAATTATCTTTGAGTTCTCAAGCATACGTCTTGTTCAGAATATTCTGCATATACGCCAGCAGCTGCTCCCGCATCTCTTCCTGCTTCAGTGCATAATGGATGGTTGTTTCGATAAAGCCCAGCTTCTCACCTACATCATGGCGTTCACCGTCGAAGTGGTAGGCCATGATGCTTTCTTTCTCGCCCAGACGGCCAATGGCGTCTGTCAGCTGGATTTCCCCGCCAACACCCTCCTGCTGGGCCTCCAGCTCGTCAAAAATTCCCGGCGTCAAAATATACCGCCCCATAATGGCAAGATTCGAAGGCGCCTGCTCGGGCGCCGGCTTCTCTACCAAGCGTTTCGCCCGGTACACGCGGTCCTCCAGCAGATCGGCATCCACGATGCCGTAGCGGGACACCTGTTCATACGGCACCGGCTTGACGCCGACGACCGAACGGCCGTAGCGCTCAAAGACGTTCATCATCTGCTTCAGACACGGCGTTCCTTCCGTTTCCACGATGTCATCGCCAAGCAGAACGGCGAACGGCTCGTCCCCGATAAATTTGCGCGCGCACCAGACGGCATGTCCAAGGCCGCGCGGTTCTTTTTGCCGGATGTAATGAATGTCGGCCATGTTGGAAGGCTTGCGGACTTCCTCCAGCAGGTCCCATTTCCTCTTCTCCGATAAGTGATGCTCCAGTTCAAACGAATTGTCGAAATGGTCCTCGATGGAACGTTTGCCTTTCCCTGTGACGATAATAATATCCTCAATGCCTGAAGCGACCGCTTCTTCAATAATGTACTGGATGGTCGGTTTGTCGACGATCGGCAGCATTTCCTTCGGCATCGCCTTGGTGGCCGGCAGAAAGCGGGTTCCAAGGCCCGCGGCCGGAATGATAGCTTTTCTTATTTTCATAGAATAGATTTCTCCCTTTTCCGATAGTCGGATTTAGTTGCGTTCTTCTATTCATATATATGCTGTTTATATATCATTTATTAATTATATCATAGCATTCAGCAGGTGCCGAATTGATAGAAAAGGGAGATTTAGGATATTTCCGGACTGAGAAATCGGGCTAAGCCAAGCTACATGCCGTTTATCGCAAACCACTGATCCTGCATCAACCAGCCGCGGCCGTTCCAGGTCCAGACGCTGACCATATAACCGTAACGGTCGGCATGATAAAGGCCGCTTACGCCCTGAAAAGCCATTAACGAATATTGGCCGTCCCTGTCGGTGTCCACCGGATACAGTCCGCTTATCGGATCAACAAATCCTTCCACCGGTTTGATCAAGCTGCCGTCCGGCTTATAAATTTGATCCAAATAGTCCTTGCCCCGCCCGCTGATATCGATCGTAAAGGCCTGGCGAGTGTTCAGAGCCGTTACGCGGAGCTTGTAGCCCGGCAGGAAATCTACGCTGTATTTGAGCCGCTCGCTGAAATGCTCGGAATTAAACAGATGGCGGAACTTTCCGTTCTGATAATGGTACACATCATCATACGTGATAGCCCCCGATCCACCCGAATCAATCTGCACTAAAATGTCCTTATATCCGGAACCCGTGAAATCAGCCAGCAGAACCCGCGGGTTATAACCGGACGGTTCCGGCAGACGAATCACATGCTCGCGTCCACTTCCGCCTTCCCGAATGGTCAGCGTTATATTTTGTACATAAGGACTTCCTTCTGTCCGCGTCCCGGTCAGCAGGATTTTATCCGGAACCCCGTCTCCCGTCACCTCGCCGACCACCTGATCAATCACCTCTCCAGCCGCTGCAACCGACCGCAAGTTACCGAACGTGTTGGCATAAGGATGGTTATCATTTGCCCTAAAAACCATTTCGAACCCCTTCTCTCCGCTGGGTTATGAACATTCTCCATAAACACAGGCTCCCATGAACGCAAATCCCCATAAACGTAAATTTCCACAAACGTAAATTTTCCACAACGTGTAAATCGTTCTCTGCTCCAGCATATGAGGCATAGGCTCGGCCGATTCCCGGATCGTTTCTCAAACAGTCTTCCTGGGTTTGCTCCAGCCCTTTTCCTTCCAAAAATAAGAAAAGACCGCTCCGACGCGGAACCTTCGTTCCGAATCTTGCGGTCTGTATGGTATAGATATTAACCTCTTAGTGGTAAATAACCTGTTTGATCCGGGATTCTTCCAAAGAAGTTAAGCTGTGCGGCGGCTGCGGTGTGTGCAAAAGGCGTTCTGTGCCGAACTCGATCTTCCGGTACTCCTCATCTCCTGCGGCCTTCATTTCTCCACGGACTCCGGTTACGAAATTTTTGATTTCTTTAATAGCTGCCAGCATGGCGTTTCATCCTCCTTGGATGACGATCAATGAATTTTGCAACCATTTTGGTTACGCTTACATTATAACATGTTCAGTCCGTATTTGGAAGAGATGTCCACGTCAAATGCACATTAAATTTTCGTGGAAATCGCGTTAAAACAATGATATAAGTTGACATATGCGGGATGTAGTGCGTCTATAAAAGAAGTATGTCTCCCTGCAAGAGACATCCTTCTGAACGATCATGGAGTCGATTTTTTTAGCTATATTTCATTAATCGGAAGATGATTTTCTATGAGTTAGAATTCCATTCCTTGCAAAAAAGCTCTCAGCCCCTCCCGCCAATGTCGGATATCCTGGAATCCATTCGTTCGGATCGACAAATGTTCGAGCACTGAATTGCCCGGGCGCGGGGCGGGACGCGGAAATTGCCCGGTTGTGCATGGCTCCAGCCGGGCTGTAAAGGTTAATCCTGCAACCTCCGCCGCATCCTCAAAAATAGCCTTTGTAAACTCATACCAGGTGCAGGAACCGCTGCCTGAAGCATGATAGATGCCGTATTTCTCCGTTTGCGACAGTTCCACTAGAAAATGAGCGAGATCCACCGTATAGGTGGGTGAACCCTTTTGGTCGTTGACGACCTGAAGGAACGGTTTTTCCTGGCCAAGCCGGAGCATGGTTTTAACGAAATTGCTGCCATGCAAACCATATACCCATGAAGTCCGTACGATAAAATAACGGGAAGACAAGCTCTGAACCATTATTTCACCGGCTCGTTTCGATTTGCCATAAACTGACTGGGGATTGGTATTATCGTATTCCTGATAAGGCAGCTCCGAATAACCGTCGAATACGTAATCGGTGCTGATATAAATCATTTTGGCTCCGCTCTTCTCGGCCGCTGCCGTCACATTTCGGGTGCCCGCCGTATTAACAAGATGGGCACCGTCCACATCCTTTTCCGCCTCATCAACTGCCGTATAAGCGGCACAGTGAATAACTACATCTGGAGCAAACTTTTCGATCACCTTAAGGCACTGTTCCTGGTTCGTGATATCCATCTCCGAGCGGGCAGTCCCTAAAACAATATGTCCGGCGGCTTCGAAGGTCTTAACTACATCGCGGCCTAATTGGCCGCCGGCTCCCGTGATCAGCACCTTCATGACCGATCACCAAAGCGGGCACCATACTGCTTCTTATAATACTCCTGATAAACACCGGACTGAATGCGGCTCCACCACTCCTGATGCTCCAGATACCAGCGAATCGTCTCTTTAATGCCGCTCTCAAAATTATGTTTTGGCGTCCAGCCGAGTTCGCTTGTCAGCTTAGTTGGATCAATCCCGTATCTCCGGTCATGGCCCGGACGATCTTGTACAAATGTAATTAACGATTCGGGTTTGCCCAGCTCGGCCAAAATGGTCTTGACGATTTGAAGGTTTGTGCGCTCATTGCTGCCACCGATGTTATAGACTTCACCGCTTGCCCCCTGATGAATAACCAGATCAATGGCGCTGCAGTGATCCTCAACATACAGCCAGTCACGGATATTTAGTCCGTCTCCGTAGACCGGAAGCGGCTGATCATTTACCGCTCGTGAAATCATCAGCGGGATTAATTTCTCCGGAAATTGATAAGGGCCATAGTTATTCGAGCATCGCGTGATATTGACCGGCAAACCAAATGTTTCATGATAAGCCCGCACCAATAGATCACCTCCAGCTTTGGAGGCAGAATAAGGGCTGTTCGGAGCCAGCGGTGTTTCTTCCGTAAAAAAACCAGTCAGGCCAAGAGTTCCATAAACTTCGTCTGTAGAGACCTGCACAAATTTCGTAATACCGTATTTCTTGGCGGTATCGAGCAGAACTTGCGTGCCGAGGACATTAGTTTTCACAAAAATCGCCGGATCGAGAATACTCCGGTCCACATGCGATTCAGCCGCAAAGTTGACAACGACGTCAATCCCCTGCTGAAACAACACATCCATGGCCGCCTTATCCTGAATATCCGCCTTCACGAAGGTGTAATTTGGGCTTGATTCAATGGATTTCAAATTCTCTAAATTGCCCGCATAAGTCAAAGCATCCACGTTTATAATTTCATATTCCGGATGTTCTTTCAGCATATAATGCACAAAATTGCTGCCTATAAACCCGGCTCCGCCGGTGACAAGCAGTTTCATGAAAGGGCCCTCCCAACCTGCATTTCATCCGTTAATCAAAATTCAACTCCGCATCCTGCAGCAGCGGATGGCTCTGGTCCTTATCCGACAATACCGGATTGGAGACCGGCCAATCAATACCTAGTGCGGGGTCATTCCATAATATGCCGCGGTCGTTCTCAGGGGAATAATATTCGTCCACTTTATATATGACTTGGGTATTCGGTACAAGCGTACAAAAACCATGAGCAAACCCTTTCGGCACCAGCAGCTGACGCTGATTATATTCGCTTAAAATAACCCCCTGCCATTGCCCGAATGTCGGCGAACTCCGGCGAACGTCCACAATTACATCATACACCGCTCCCGCGACTACACGAACCAGTTTCGTTTGCGCTTTTGGGTTCAGCTGATAATGCAAACCGCGAAGCACGCCCGGCTGGGCGGATAGAGACTGATTGTCCTGAACAAAATGATGGTTTATACCTTTATTTTGTACAACTTGTTCATTATAGCTTTCCATAAAAAAACCGCGGCTGTCCCCGTAAACCACCGGTTCCAGCAAAGCCGCCCCATCCATCTTCAAAGGAGTTACTTTCATCCCTCGACTCCCCTTCACTTCAAGTTTCAATTTGCCAAATTCCTCGAAGAAAGTGCTATCAAACATTTATATGCCGTAAAGGACGGAATTGCTTGGGGGGGAATGCGGGTTTATGGAAGGGAAAAAAGTTAGCTATCAAATATAAAAAATAAAGCCGTCACCAGGGGTTCCCCTTAGTAATCGGCTTTATGTCTTCTTAATTTTAAGCAGTAGTTTATAGGTAGTTAATTAAGGAACTGTTAAAGCTTGTCCCAGTCATGTTAGTTAATCACCATTTTCCACCTTCACCTGTACTGAACGCTGCAACTATTCCGGTATGAGGTTTCGATAGAGAGTCAGAATCTGCTAACGACTTAGTCGGAGTAAAAATTACGGCAAGACTTAAAACAAAGGTAAGACTAGCTAATACGGCCAATGACTTCTTTTTCATCGTTATTCTGCGCCTCCAATATAATTTTTTGATATTCAGATTGCTGATCCGCTTTAGCAAAATGTCGAAACCGTTCAAATAAACCTACACAGCGGATGATGCAACCTTCTTGATTAATTCTAACAGAATATGCCAAACT
Encoded proteins:
- the galU gene encoding UTP--glucose-1-phosphate uridylyltransferase GalU, translating into MKIRKAIIPAAGLGTRFLPATKAMPKEMLPIVDKPTIQYIIEEAVASGIEDIIIVTGKGKRSIEDHFDNSFELEHHLSEKRKWDLLEEVRKPSNMADIHYIRQKEPRGLGHAVWCARKFIGDEPFAVLLGDDIVETEGTPCLKQMMNVFERYGRSVVGVKPVPYEQVSRYGIVDADLLEDRVYRAKRLVEKPAPEQAPSNLAIMGRYILTPGIFDELEAQQEGVGGEIQLTDAIGRLGEKESIMAYHFDGERHDVGEKLGFIETTIHYALKQEEMREQLLAYMQNILNKTYA
- the rfbD gene encoding dTDP-4-dehydrorhamnose reductase produces the protein MKVLITGAGGQLGRDVVKTFEAAGHIVLGTARSEMDITNQEQCLKVIEKFAPDVVIHCAAYTAVDEAEKDVDGAHLVNTAGTRNVTAAAEKSGAKMIYISTDYVFDGYSELPYQEYDNTNPQSVYGKSKRAGEIMVQSLSSRYFIVRTSWVYGLHGSNFVKTMLRLGQEKPFLQVVNDQKGSPTYTVDLAHFLVELSQTEKYGIYHASGSGSCTWYEFTKAIFEDAAEVAGLTFTARLEPCTTGQFPRPAPRPGNSVLEHLSIRTNGFQDIRHWREGLRAFLQGMEF
- the rfbB gene encoding dTDP-glucose 4,6-dehydratase; translation: MKLLVTGGAGFIGSNFVHYMLKEHPEYEIINVDALTYAGNLENLKSIESSPNYTFVKADIQDKAAMDVLFQQGIDVVVNFAAESHVDRSILDPAIFVKTNVLGTQVLLDTAKKYGITKFVQVSTDEVYGTLGLTGFFTEETPLAPNSPYSASKAGGDLLVRAYHETFGLPVNITRCSNNYGPYQFPEKLIPLMISRAVNDQPLPVYGDGLNIRDWLYVEDHCSAIDLVIHQGASGEVYNIGGSNERTNLQIVKTILAELGKPESLITFVQDRPGHDRRYGIDPTKLTSELGWTPKHNFESGIKETIRWYLEHQEWWSRIQSGVYQEYYKKQYGARFGDRS
- the rfbC gene encoding dTDP-4-dehydrorhamnose 3,5-epimerase; amino-acid sequence: MKVTPLKMDGAALLEPVVYGDSRGFFMESYNEQVVQNKGINHHFVQDNQSLSAQPGVLRGLHYQLNPKAQTKLVRVVAGAVYDVIVDVRRSSPTFGQWQGVILSEYNQRQLLVPKGFAHGFCTLVPNTQVIYKVDEYYSPENDRGILWNDPALGIDWPVSNPVLSDKDQSHPLLQDAELNFD